A region of the Meles meles chromosome 18, mMelMel3.1 paternal haplotype, whole genome shotgun sequence genome:
CGAGGGAATCAGGCCCCGTCCGGGGCAGGGACGGAGGGGCTGCAAGCCAGGCTGCCCGAGCTCCAGCCAGCTCTGTCCTGGCCAGCGCCACGCCCCAGTGCACGAGCTAAGCCTCCTTGGGTCTCAGCGCTGGCGTCTATCAAAGCGTGTTTGTGCTAACGGGGTCCTCTCGCAGCACCCCTGGGGGGATGGGGCTCCCGCGCCCGGGGCTGGGGTCAGCTCCGCGAGAGCTGCCGTGTGTCCCCAGCAGCAGTACCAGAACGGGGAGTCGGAGGAGAGCCATGCACAGTTCCTGAAGGCCCTGCAGAACGCCGTCACCACCTTCGTCAACCGCATGAAGAGCAACCACGTGCGGGGCCGCAGCATCACCAACGACTCGGCCGTGCTGTCCCTCTTCCAGTCCATCAACGGCATGCACCCCCGGCTGCTGGAGCTGCTCAACCAGCTGGACGAGCGCCGCCGTACGTGTCGCCGCCTGCCGGGGGGCCCCCTCGGCGTGGTGTCGTGGGAGCGCTCTGTGCCGGCCGCTCGCGGCGGCCGTGGGGACGGGTCCTCGGGTGGGAACCCTCCGGGGCAGCAGCCTCTCGAGAGCATGTCTCTGGGCCGCGGGCAACGCGGGAGGTGGTCCCCGCGGTGGGAGACGGCCCAGCGGGCATAGCATCGTCCGCTCCCGGAATAATCCCAGCCGGGCCCTGACCTTAGGACCCCAGAGGCCGGCCGTGCCCCGCGCATAGGCACTTGGCCGGGTGAGGGTGAGGCGCTTGGCCTGGTGACCGCAGCCTGGCGCTGGGTTGCGGGTGCCCCTCCCATGCCACACACTGGCGGCGCGACCCTCTCCCCGCAGTCTACTACGAAGGGCTGCAGGACAAGCTGGCGCAGATCCGCGATGCCCGGGGGGCGCTGAGCGCCCTGCGGGAGGAGCACCGGGAGAAGCTTCGCCGGGCAGCCGAGGAGGCCGAGCGCCAGCGCCAGATCCAGCTGGCCCAGAAGCTGGAGATCATGCGGCAGAAGAAGCAGGTGGGGCGGCCAgccctgctggggggagggggtccaaGCTCCGGGACCACGCTGACAGCTGCCCCGCGGCCCGCAGGAGTACCTGGAGGTCCAGCGGCAGTTGGCCGTCCGGCGGCtccaggagcaggagaaggagcgGCAGCTGCGCCTGGAGCAGCAGAAACAGACCATCCAGATGCGCGCCCAGATGCCCGCCTTCTCCCTGCCCTACGCCCAGGCAtgcggccccctccccccacttcgcCCCCTCACGGCCCCCAGACACGTGCTGCCCCGCCCCTAGCTGAGGGGCTCCTGCCGCTGCCCAGGGCCGCTCTGaccgcctctctctctgtccccagctcCAGGCCATGCCCGCGGCCGGGGGCGTGCTGTACCAGCCCTCGGGTCCGACAAGCTTCCCGGGCACCTTCAGCCCCGCGGGCTCCGTGGAGGGCTCCCCCATGCACACGGTGTATATGAGCcagccggccgccgccgccggcgCCCCCTACCCCAGCATGCCCGGGGCCGCCGCAGGTAAGGGGGCCGGAGCAGGTGCCCGCCTGCCGAGATGCGCACCAGACCACTACCGTTGCCTCCTTTGGTCTTGTTTTGCTGTGGTTTCAGTTTTCCAGAAAAGTTAAACGGTACAGAGGGTTTTCTGGATTTCCCAGACCTTAGCATCGTGTTACGTtgctctctgccttcctgctTGCGCACGTGGACTTTTCTCCTGAACCTTCGTAGACTGGGTGGCGGGCTCGACGCCCTGCGCTCCCAGCGCTGTGAGCGCGCATTTCCCAAACGCGGGACCCTCCGCCGTCGCCTCCGTAGGCCAGTTGGAGCTGCGGACGCGGTGTGCGACCTCATGCAGGTGGGGTTCAGCTCTCCCACACCGTCCGGGGAACGCCCCTTGTGCCGAGAGGAAACCCCATGGCTGTTGCCTTTAATGGTGTGGTTGCTTTTCATCTCTGATCTAGAATGTTCTTGTTCTGCCTCTGTGTTCATGACACTGAGTTCTCAAAGAGCACTGGCCTGCTGTCTTGCAGACCACCCCGCGGTGGGTTGTGTCTGGTCTTCTGGGCTCGGAGTGCTGAGCAGGAAGGCGCAGCCGGCGCTGGCCGTGAGGTGTGTGGGCAGCCTGTCGGGCTCCTCCCCGCTGGGGCCCGGCCGTCCCACGGCAGTTAGCAGCTCAGTGGAGATGGGGCTTGCATCCTTGCTCCTCCGAGGTTGTCCCTATAGTTTCAGTGTCTCCGTTGTGTCTAAGGCTGTCGTAACGCCTGTCAGCCGGTGATTTTCTCATCTCGCGCCCCTCCTGTCGGTCATCGTCTTTCCACCGTAAGGAggcccttcttctctttcttcttggtcATTCCCATCCACGTGGCTCCGTCTTACTCAAAGTTCATAATCGGTCTCGTCGCTCAGACGCTCCCGGGTGTGGCTCCTGGGCCGTCTCCCCACATTCCACGTTCACGTTGTTGCTGCTCGTTCCCGGAGGCAGCCCCGGCCCCGGCAAGGCGTGTGCTTAGTGCGCCAGGCCCTCGCAGCAGCCCTGGGTTGAGAGACGCGGCGTGGGGCTGCCCCGCTCCTGCTCCGTTGGTTCCTGGCTGCACAGTGGTTTCGGCCGTGCCAGCCTGAGCCCCCGGGCAGAGGCCCTGAGTTCCAGAGAGTGGAAGAGTTTCCCCACCCCTCCCGGGCCGTCCTGCCACACCCCTTCCGTCCCGTGGGGTTCGTTTCTTCTGACTACATTCAGCGCCAGAGCTCCTTTCCTGTCCTTGCTGATTTTGTTTGCTTCTGGGACAATGTGAAACGTGAACTTGGTTCCGGAAGTCCCCTGCAGGGAGCTGAGCTCACTCTTCTCCCTCCACAGATCCCGGCATGGTGGGCGCCTACATGTACCCAGCAGGGGCCACCAGTGCGCAGGCGACCCCCCAGGGCGCCACCGGGCCCACCGCCAGCCCAGCCTACTCGTCCTACCAGCCCACGCCGACACAGGGTTATCAGGTAGGCGGGCAGGGCTGTCCCCCTTCCCGGCGAGGGCCCGTAGCCCTTCCCCCGTCACACTCTTCCCTCTACAGAACGTGGCCTCCCAGGCCCCCCAGAGCCTCCCGGCCATGTCCCAGCCTCCGCAGTCTGGCGCCATGGGCTACATGGGGAGTCAGTCGGTGTCCATGGGTTATCAGCCTTACGGCATGCAGGTGAGAGCCCGCGGGGGGGCGTCCCATGGAAAAGGGGCTGGGGGAGTGCAGGGCAGGCTCCACTCTCCTGCCCACCACTCCCTTTCCCGCCTTTAGGCTCCTAGCTGGGGGGCGTTTGACTTTCAAGTCAGAAGCGCCTCCCCTTTATGGGCATACAGGCCTTCATGTGGGGTTCGCTTCGTTACAGAGTCTCATGAACACCCTCCCCAGCCAGGACGCGCCTCTGCCGCCCCCGCAGCAGCCCTACATGGCGGGGCAGCAGCCCCTGTACCAGCAGGTGAGCCCCTCCCCAGGTTGCCCCCAAGCCTGGCTTGCGGAAGATGGTAGGGCTGTCCCAGGAGGAGACGGTGCGGGCTGGACTGCTGCCCAGCAAAGCGAGGACAGAAACACagcccacgcacacacacacagcagcgCAGTGTCTGAACCATGCACGTCCTCAACCCTGTGGATGTTGGTCGGGAACTCCTGCAGTCTCTGCTGCAGCAGGACAAGAACAGGGAACCCGCGACAAGGAGGCCGGCCTAGCACGGACTGGGCTTTGCTGGGACCGAACACCTGGGCTGAGACGAGGGTAGAACGTTCTAGAGAAAAGCTGctagactgggggggggggggcggggggagaggccgGAGTCTGGGGAGGGAGGACTGATGGTTCCTGTGCCCTCCCCCCAGATGGCGCCTTCTGGGGGACCGTCCCACCAGCCGCCCCCAGTGGCCCAGCCGCCACCTGCACAGGGCCCGCCGGCACAGGGCAGTGAAGCCCAGCTCATCTCGTTCGACTGACCGCAGCCAGGAGTGCGCTGTCCAGAACAACACTACGGTTCTCTGAACCACTGCCTCCGTCTCTTTAACTAGCATCGTCTTCTTGCCTCGCTCTTCTTAACGCCACGTAGTGTCCCTGCTGATGTGGGGGTGGCCCTGCACCCTGGCCCCTGCCCTCTGTCCTCTCCCGCTGACTCCTCATGCCCCCGGGCCCCATCCTCCTCCCTATCTCCCTGAGTTGGTCTGGACTTCTTTCCCCAGGGCTGGGCctcagagggtgggagggaagaaccTTCTCCGAGAGGGAGCCTTCAGCCCAGTGCGTCAGGTCCCGTGAGGGCCGGCTGGAGTGGGGATCCTCTCCCTGTGCAGCCCGGGCCCTCCCATCTGCACCCGGGACACCGCACAGCCTGTGGTCTGACTAGCGTGTGTGCTCCCCAGAGCCCTCCGGTGTGGCTGCCTGCGGTCCGCGGGCACTCCTGGCCCTCACGGGAGGGTGGGGGCTGTCTCCAGCTTCTCCGCTTCTGAGCTGCCATCTCATCCACTGCCCCGAGTAGACGGAATGGAACACTGATAATAAAATGTCTTTCGACAAGTATCAGAGTGTCCAGAAGGAGGGTGGCGGGCAGCTGGTCCAGCTCTGGACAGGGGCAAGTAGGCACATGTCTGGGGCTGGCCTGTCTCCAGCCAGGCCTGGCTCCCAGGGCAGTCTCCGGGGGTGGGCACTACGCTTGCAGCAGCTGCACACCGGCTCCCTCCCTGAGacagccccccccccagctgTGCCCTTGGGGAGCCCTGTGCCGACTCCTTGAAGACTTGCAAAGCTCAAGGATGGAGTGTGAGTCATACACCAGAGCTGTAATCTGGAAGAAAACACCttaagataggggcgcctggtggctcagtgggtaaagcctctgccttcggctcgggtcatggtcccggggtcctgggatcgagccccgcatcgggctctctgctcggcggggagcctgcttccccccctctctgcctgcctctctgcctacttgggatctctgtcaaataaaatcttgaaagaaaaaagctTTAAGATACTGTAGGCCCAGGCCCTGGTATCCAGGGTTCAGACCGTGTCCCACACCTTAAACAGCTCTTAGGTGACCGAGCATTAGCTCTTCTATGAAGAAGTGGACTGAGAGAGGCCGTCGGAGCTCAGACCAGAGGCAGGGCCGGGGAGCTCTGCCTTGGCTTGGTAAGTCCGCTCCGCGCCGGCTGAGCCGACTGAGCGCGCGAACAGCAAAGACCCAGACCATCAGCGCAGGTGGGGGGCCGGGCTGAAGGCCCCCGCGCCCCACCCGTGCGGAGTGTTTGGGAGCCGCAAGAGAAGGATGGCGGGACTCCGGAGGGTTGGGGCGGCCGGACGCGCAGCCAGGGCGTCCGCGTTCCCGTCTCCCAGGGGAACCAACAGCGCTCTCGCCAcgaccccagcccccacccttcCGGGCCCCATCACAACCCTTAGGGTCGCTGTCAGCAGAGAACCCCGAGTTCAACCGCCCAGACGCGCGGGCTCAGGACGCGTCTTCGCTGCGTGGCTCCCGGGCGGCGTGACCCGAGAGAAACGCTCCCGCGCGAGCGCCAGGGCCGCCCTCTAGGGGGAGGAGGACGCCGAGGGCGGCCCAGCGGGCAGCGGAGCTCCCGGC
Encoded here:
- the HGS gene encoding hepatocyte growth factor-regulated tyrosine kinase substrate isoform X3, which encodes MLPGDKATSQLLLETDWESILQICDLIRQGDTQAKYAVSSIKKKVNDKNPHVALYALEVMESVVKNCGQTVHDEVANKQTMEELKELLKRQVEVNVRNKILYLIQAWAHAFRNEPKYKVVQDTYQIMKVEGHVFPEFKESDAMFAAERAPDWVDAEECHRCRVQFGVVTRKHHCRACGQIFCGKCSSRCSTIPRFGIEKEVRVCEPCYEQLNKKAEGKASSTAELPPEYLTSPLSQQSQLPPKRDETALQEEEELQLALALSQSEAEEKERTRQKSAYAAATYPKAEPAPVASSAPPASSLYSSPVTSSAPLAEDIDPELARYLNRNYWEKKQEEARKSPTPSAPAPLTEPAAPPAEGHAVPASALEAPLPETDAQPVAPSSGPFGEQQYQNGESEESHAQFLKALQNAVTTFVNRMKSNHVRGRSITNDSAVLSLFQSINGMHPRLLELLNQLDERRLYYEGLQDKLAQIRDARGALSALREEHREKLRRAAEEAERQRQIQLAQKLEIMRQKKQEYLEVQRQLAVRRLQEQEKERQLRLEQQKQTIQMRAQMPAFSLPYAQLQAMPAAGGVLYQPSGPTSFPGTFSPAGSVEGSPMHTVYMSQPAAAAGAPYPSMPGAAADPGMVGAYMYPAGATSAQATPQGATGPTASPAYSSYQPTPTQGYQNVASQAPQSLPAMSQPPQSGAMGYMGSQSVSMGYQPYGMQSLMNTLPSQDAPLPPPQQPYMAGQQPLYQQMAPSGGPSHQPPPVAQPPPAQGPPAQGSEAQLISFD